The following coding sequences lie in one Flavobacterium sediminis genomic window:
- a CDS encoding c-type cytochrome, giving the protein MKKVKLSFAALAVLALVSCGDKKEAEPFGKATEEPVATETTTETVSEPVTESNPLADQGKEIFEGKGTCVSCHQPSTKVIGPSLKDISATYKAKDASIVTFLKGEADPLVDPTQFEVMKANFAITKQMTDEELQSLEAYIKSF; this is encoded by the coding sequence ATGAAAAAAGTTAAATTAAGTTTCGCTGCATTAGCTGTTCTTGCACTGGTTAGTTGTGGCGATAAAAAAGAAGCAGAGCCATTTGGCAAAGCAACGGAAGAGCCTGTTGCTACCGAAACAACAACTGAAACAGTATCAGAACCAGTCACAGAATCCAATCCGTTAGCAGATCAGGGAAAAGAAATTTTTGAAGGAAAAGGAACTTGCGTTTCGTGCCATCAGCCTTCAACAAAGGTTATCGGACCAAGTTTAAAGGATATATCAGCGACCTACAAAGCTAAAGACGCCAGTATTGTTACTTTCTTAAAAGGAGAAGCAGATCCGTTGGTCGATCCGACGCAATTTGAAGTGATGAAAGCTAATTTTGCTATTACGAAACAAATGACCGATGAGGAGTTACAGTCTTTAGAAGCCTATATTAAAAGTTTTTAA
- a CDS encoding response regulator transcription factor — protein sequence MDKKKILYVEDDETLAFLTADNLEQHFDVVHCNTGKKAFDLFCREDFDLCVCDIMLPEMDGFELATEIRKRNADIPIIFLSAKTMKEDRIKGLRLGADDYLVKPYSIEELILKIEIFLNRSQKYNDKAPKAYTFGHFTFEPENYLLSLPDKEITLTEREAALLKFFLDNPNTVLKREKILTSLWGTDDYFSGRSLDVFISRLRKIFKEETHVRIENIPRVGFKMVIDDY from the coding sequence ATGGATAAAAAGAAAATCTTGTATGTAGAAGACGATGAAACACTGGCTTTTTTAACAGCTGATAATCTGGAACAACACTTTGATGTTGTTCATTGTAATACCGGAAAAAAAGCATTCGATCTTTTTTGTCGGGAAGATTTTGATTTATGTGTTTGTGATATTATGCTTCCTGAAATGGATGGTTTTGAACTGGCTACTGAAATACGAAAACGCAATGCCGATATTCCGATCATATTTTTATCGGCAAAGACTATGAAGGAAGATCGTATTAAAGGGCTAAGGCTAGGTGCTGATGATTATTTAGTGAAACCCTATTCTATTGAAGAGCTGATTTTAAAAATTGAAATTTTCTTAAACCGTAGTCAAAAATACAACGATAAGGCACCTAAGGCTTACACTTTCGGGCATTTCACTTTTGAGCCGGAAAATTATTTGTTGTCACTGCCCGATAAAGAAATTACCTTAACGGAAAGAGAAGCCGCTTTGCTGAAATTCTTTTTAGACAACCCGAATACCGTTCTGAAGCGTGAAAAGATATTAACCTCTTTATGGGGAACAGATGATTATTTTTCGGGCAGAAGTTTAGATGTTTTTATTTCCAGATTACGAAAGATCTTTAAAGAAGAAACCCACGTTAGGATTGAAAATATTCCGCGCGTGGGCTTTAAAATGGTTATAGATGATTATTAA
- a CDS encoding sensor histidine kinase, which yields MKVNKLNIVIFIGLLAIIGVIIMQLFLLSQAYNFERKELDQRIHFALQDVVRKIYNDNQSNLPITNQIKKVSDNYYIVNVDDVFENNILEHYLRTEFNKVKLDQDFEYAIYNCATDDMVYGNYISANGKPQKKCENCFTKKNELIYYFAIRFPKLKQTYANDLKQYWIFTFVLIVVLVIYVYSVILLLKQKHYTALQNDFINNMTHEFKTPLSSILIASNYANSQKEISSNKKLSRYIQIIIDQSNKLNQHIEQILSLAKADSNQIQLQKSWIDLEKTLDLIKENISLKHHKEVSFVFKDTINIEIFADAFHFYNLLFNLADNAVKYGNDTPEISIAAQSESKYLKLIICDNGPGIPKEDLPFIFDKFYRVNRKDNEEVEGFGIGLAYVKKICELHHWHITAKNSESGLCIEIKIPLKNISNG from the coding sequence ATGAAAGTAAATAAACTAAATATCGTAATCTTCATAGGGCTACTGGCTATTATAGGAGTTATTATAATGCAACTCTTTTTGTTAAGTCAGGCTTACAACTTTGAAAGAAAGGAACTCGATCAAAGAATTCATTTTGCTTTACAGGATGTAGTTCGGAAGATCTATAATGACAATCAATCGAACCTCCCTATTACCAATCAGATCAAAAAAGTATCTGACAACTATTATATTGTTAATGTTGATGATGTTTTTGAAAACAACATTCTGGAACATTATCTGAGAACGGAATTCAATAAAGTAAAGCTCGATCAGGATTTTGAATATGCCATTTACAACTGTGCAACGGATGATATGGTATATGGGAATTATATTTCTGCCAACGGTAAGCCGCAAAAAAAATGTGAAAATTGCTTCACTAAAAAGAATGAGCTCATTTATTATTTTGCTATCCGCTTTCCGAAACTAAAACAGACCTACGCGAATGATCTAAAACAATACTGGATATTTACTTTTGTTCTGATCGTTGTTTTAGTTATCTATGTTTATTCCGTTATATTGCTACTAAAGCAAAAACATTACACAGCTTTACAAAATGACTTTATCAACAACATGACGCACGAGTTCAAAACACCGTTGTCTTCCATTCTTATTGCTTCAAACTACGCGAATTCACAAAAAGAAATTTCAAGCAACAAAAAATTAAGCCGTTATATTCAAATCATTATTGATCAAAGCAATAAATTAAACCAACATATTGAACAAATCTTATCTTTAGCTAAAGCCGACAGCAATCAAATCCAATTACAAAAGAGTTGGATAGATCTGGAAAAAACCTTAGATCTCATTAAAGAAAACATCAGCTTAAAACATCATAAAGAAGTTTCCTTTGTGTTTAAAGACACCATAAACATCGAAATATTTGCTGATGCTTTTCACTTTTACAATTTACTTTTTAATTTAGCTGACAATGCTGTTAAATACGGAAATGACACCCCTGAAATTTCAATTGCAGCACAAAGTGAATCCAAATATTTAAAATTAATTATTTGTGACAACGGACCGGGGATTCCTAAAGAAGATCTGCCTTTTATTTTTGATAAATTTTATCGCGTAAATCGCAAAGACAATGAAGAAGTAGAAGGTTTCGGGATAGGTCTGGCTTATGTAAAAAAGATTTGTGAATTACACCATTGGCATATTACGGCCAAAAATTCAGAATCCGGATTGTGCATTGAAATAAAAATACCTCTTAAAAATATCAGCAATGGATAA
- a CDS encoding DUF1573 domain-containing protein, whose translation MKALKLSLVALFVSALSFAQTPATAKKMTVQQKPAMAAAAKATKQSDLKWDNDTHDFGEIEKGKPVSYEFTFTNTSKQTILVTNVKPSCGCTATNYTKTPVKPGEKGSVTATYNAAHPGNFHKTVTVTTNEEGAAPKVLIIKGTVQKPETEEKSILLK comes from the coding sequence ATGAAAGCTTTAAAATTATCTTTAGTGGCTTTATTTGTTTCAGCATTATCATTTGCTCAAACACCGGCTACAGCAAAAAAAATGACAGTTCAACAAAAGCCTGCTATGGCAGCAGCAGCTAAGGCAACAAAACAGTCTGACTTGAAATGGGATAACGATACTCATGATTTTGGTGAAATTGAAAAAGGGAAACCGGTTTCTTATGAGTTTACATTTACGAATACTTCGAAACAAACGATTTTAGTAACGAATGTAAAACCATCTTGTGGTTGTACTGCAACTAACTACACTAAAACTCCGGTTAAACCAGGAGAAAAAGGTTCTGTTACAGCTACTTATAATGCAGCTCACCCAGGAAATTTCCACAAAACAGTTACTGTTACAACTAATGAAGAAGGTGCTGCTCCTAAAGTGTTAATCATAAAAGGAACAGTTCAAAAACCTGAAACAGAAGAAAAATCAATCTTATTAAAGTAA
- a CDS encoding methylated-DNA--[protein]-cysteine S-methyltransferase, whose translation METAYFYTPLGITKIIGDEHGITEISIGHDDVAPTGHIPQILEKAVVEMEQYFKGIRKDFTFKLNPQGTEFQQKVWTELLKVPFGKTLSYLELSKRLGDVKAIRAVAAANGKNPLWIVIPCHRIIGSNGSLTGYAGGLWRKQWLLEHEQEEKQQTLF comes from the coding sequence ATGGAGACAGCTTATTTTTATACACCTTTAGGGATAACTAAAATAATTGGAGATGAACATGGCATCACGGAAATTTCAATTGGGCATGATGATGTAGCTCCTACTGGACATATTCCTCAAATCTTAGAAAAAGCAGTTGTAGAAATGGAACAGTATTTTAAAGGTATTCGGAAAGATTTTACCTTTAAACTTAATCCGCAAGGAACTGAATTTCAACAAAAGGTATGGACAGAGTTGTTAAAAGTTCCCTTTGGAAAGACACTTTCTTATTTAGAACTATCAAAACGTTTGGGAGATGTAAAAGCAATCAGAGCCGTGGCTGCAGCAAACGGAAAAAACCCACTATGGATTGTAATTCCTTGTCACAGGATAATTGGTTCAAACGGTTCACTTACCGGTTATGCCGGCGGACTTTGGCGTAAACAATGGTTGTTAGAACATGAACAGGAAGAAAAACAACAAACACTCTTCTGA
- a CDS encoding serine hydrolase domain-containing protein, with protein MKFLNKLTKWAIIPILFLVLLMYIFNVDYLLRAVRTVYFNGHDTAFLDDYHYFPNREVKKGVAQPWAIAKDYNSVPATKILENTHKELQTVAYMIIKNDSIWHESYYDGYGKDSKSNSFSMAKSIVTLALGKAIMEGKITGLDQKVVDFFPELKGEYAKDVTVGDLSSMASGLSWDEHYYSPFSIVTRAYFDDELKNVILGLEVSEKPGQSFKYLSGATELLAMCVEKATGEYLSDYVSKEFWQPLGAENDALWQLDHEGDGIEKAYCCFASNARDFARFGKLMKQDGKWNGQQLLDSAFVQKCITPRFPESPQYGYGWWMHTINGKKLYYMRGHLGQFVIVIPEDDLIIVRLGHIKGLQTETDPHSDDLYVYVDEAYEMLAQRK; from the coding sequence ATGAAATTTCTCAATAAACTTACCAAGTGGGCTATTATCCCGATACTATTTCTGGTACTGTTAATGTATATCTTTAATGTTGATTACTTGTTACGAGCGGTTCGAACAGTTTATTTTAACGGACACGATACAGCCTTTTTAGATGATTACCATTATTTTCCGAATCGGGAAGTTAAAAAAGGAGTAGCACAGCCTTGGGCAATCGCAAAAGATTACAATTCCGTTCCGGCGACAAAAATTTTAGAAAACACGCATAAAGAATTACAAACGGTTGCCTATATGATCATTAAAAACGATAGTATCTGGCATGAAAGTTATTATGACGGTTATGGAAAGGATTCAAAATCCAATTCATTTTCAATGGCTAAAAGTATTGTAACATTAGCTTTAGGAAAAGCCATAATGGAAGGAAAGATTACGGGTTTGGATCAAAAAGTAGTTGACTTTTTTCCTGAGTTAAAGGGCGAATATGCTAAAGATGTAACGGTAGGAGATTTATCATCAATGGCTTCCGGGTTAAGTTGGGACGAACATTATTACAGTCCGTTTTCTATTGTAACCCGTGCTTATTTTGACGATGAATTAAAGAATGTTATTTTAGGATTGGAAGTTAGTGAGAAACCGGGTCAATCATTCAAATATTTAAGCGGAGCGACGGAATTGCTGGCCATGTGTGTTGAAAAAGCCACCGGAGAATACCTTTCAGATTATGTGTCTAAAGAGTTTTGGCAACCGTTAGGAGCAGAGAACGATGCACTTTGGCAATTGGATCATGAAGGAGACGGAATCGAAAAAGCATATTGTTGTTTTGCCAGTAATGCCCGTGATTTTGCTCGCTTCGGAAAGTTGATGAAACAAGACGGAAAATGGAACGGACAGCAATTACTGGATTCGGCTTTTGTACAAAAATGTATAACGCCTCGTTTCCCGGAAAGTCCGCAATATGGTTATGGCTGGTGGATGCATACGATCAATGGTAAAAAACTGTATTATATGCGCGGTCATTTAGGGCAATTTGTTATTGTAATACCGGAAGACGACTTAATTATTGTGCGTTTAGGGCACATAAAAGGGTTGCAAACAGAAACAGATCCGCATAGTGATGACCTGTATGTGTATGTAGATGAAGCTTATGAAATGTTAGCACAACGGAAATAA
- a CDS encoding nucleoside recognition domain-containing protein, with protein MVLSRFWLVIFVCSITFIIAGLFTNQYYSIDYVLNGKQGEALLIGEKYLNEVPKFVQDSLQASKSKEFVLNKVTTDADTTYVYNKQTVKIYSGKQQADGLLPMAKSSLLDLIIPLIAYLAFFCGIMELLIISGASEKLAGYLSPAFAKIFPSIPKNHESISYMTLNFAANFLGLDSAATPFGLKAMEKLQEINPDKDKASDAQIMFMCLHAAGLTLIPTSIIGYRAAENAANPADVMLPCIITSFVGTIAAFILVGIRQRINFKSASLIAGLMALIGAIVGLLFYVNTLDLIGKNYFTANLSGVLLLVIIGFTLVFSFVNEKKFIEKNTNLFDTFVVGANNGLKTGAMIFPYVMGMLVAISLFRNSGLFELISYGIAFIFSHLGVHKEIIDSLPVAMLRPFASSGSRGFMIDAMRVYGPDSFAGRLSCIFQCSAETTFYVIAVYFGSVNIKDTRYTLWMMLLVDLICVLTAIFVASWFF; from the coding sequence ATGGTTTTAAGCAGATTTTGGCTCGTTATATTCGTTTGTTCCATTACATTTATTATTGCAGGATTATTTACCAATCAATATTATTCCATTGATTATGTATTGAACGGAAAACAAGGCGAAGCCCTTTTAATTGGTGAAAAATATCTAAACGAAGTTCCGAAATTTGTACAAGACAGTTTACAAGCATCAAAAAGCAAAGAGTTTGTTTTAAATAAAGTTACCACAGATGCAGACACTACTTATGTTTACAACAAACAAACTGTAAAAATCTACAGTGGTAAACAACAGGCAGATGGTTTGTTACCCATGGCCAAAAGTAGTTTGTTGGATCTGATTATTCCGTTAATTGCTTATTTAGCCTTTTTTTGCGGCATCATGGAATTACTAATTATTTCAGGAGCTTCCGAAAAATTAGCTGGCTATTTGAGTCCGGCATTTGCCAAAATTTTCCCTTCGATTCCTAAAAATCATGAGTCCATTTCATACATGACGTTGAATTTTGCAGCTAACTTTTTAGGACTTGATTCTGCGGCCACACCATTTGGTTTAAAAGCCATGGAAAAACTACAAGAGATAAATCCCGATAAAGACAAAGCCAGTGATGCACAAATTATGTTTATGTGTTTGCACGCAGCCGGGTTAACATTAATTCCGACATCCATTATTGGCTATCGCGCTGCTGAAAATGCTGCTAATCCGGCCGATGTAATGTTGCCTTGTATCATTACGTCTTTCGTGGGGACGATTGCGGCTTTTATTTTGGTTGGAATAAGACAACGTATTAATTTCAAAAGCGCTTCTCTGATTGCCGGTTTAATGGCTTTGATTGGGGCAATTGTTGGATTGTTGTTTTATGTAAACACATTAGATTTAATTGGTAAAAATTATTTTACGGCCAATTTATCTGGTGTTTTATTGTTGGTAATTATTGGTTTTACCTTGGTTTTTTCATTTGTAAACGAAAAGAAGTTTATTGAAAAGAATACTAATTTGTTCGACACTTTTGTGGTAGGTGCTAACAATGGTTTAAAAACAGGCGCTATGATTTTTCCTTATGTGATGGGAATGTTAGTAGCGATTTCTTTGTTTAGAAATAGCGGTTTATTTGAATTGATAAGTTACGGAATTGCTTTTATTTTCTCGCATTTAGGCGTTCATAAAGAAATTATCGATTCGTTACCGGTTGCCATGTTGCGTCCGTTTGCTTCCAGTGGTTCGCGCGGATTTATGATCGATGCTATGCGTGTTTATGGTCCCGATTCTTTTGCCGGACGTTTGAGTTGTATTTTTCAATGTAGTGCCGAAACCACGTTTTATGTCATAGCGGTTTACTTTGGTTCAGTAAATATCAAGGATACGCGTTACACGCTTTGGATGATGTTACTGGTTGATTTGATTTGTGTGTTAACAGCCATTTTTGTGGCAAGTTGGTTTTTTTAG
- a CDS encoding fumarate hydratase → MDFIYQEPFPIEKDDTQYKKITSDYVTVEKLGDREILVVDPKGLELLAEEAMTDVSFMLRTKHLKSLQNILDDPEATDNDRFVAYNLLENASVAVEGQLPSCQDTGTAIVVAKKGESVYTGTDDAEWLSKGIFNTYQKKNLRYSQIVPISMFEEKNSGSNLPAQIDIYTKKGASYEFLFLAKGGGSANKTFLYQQTKSLLNEKTLTEFVKTKIKDLGTSACPPYHLALVIGGTSAEATLAAVKKASAGYYDNLPTSGNMGGQAFRDLEWEEKVKQICHESGIGAQFGGKYFVHDVRVIRLPRHAASCPVGLGVSCSADRNIKAKINKDGIFLEQLETNPRQFMPEVAPHLEEPITVDLDRPMQDILAELTKYPVKTRLKLNGTVIVARDIAHAKIKEMLDAGQPMPEYFKNHPVYYAGPAKTPEGMPSGSFGPTTAGRMDVYVEEFQKHGGSMVMLAKGNRSKQVSDACTKYGGFYLGSIGGPAAILAKENILNVEVVDFPELGMEAVRKITVKDFPAFIITDDKGNDFFADLK, encoded by the coding sequence ATGGATTTTATATATCAAGAGCCGTTTCCTATTGAAAAGGACGATACGCAATACAAAAAAATTACTTCAGATTACGTTACTGTCGAAAAATTAGGCGATCGTGAAATTTTGGTGGTTGATCCCAAAGGATTAGAGCTTTTAGCCGAAGAAGCAATGACAGATGTTTCGTTTATGCTTCGTACCAAACACTTGAAAAGTTTACAAAACATTTTAGACGATCCGGAAGCAACGGATAACGATCGTTTTGTGGCGTACAATTTATTAGAAAACGCTTCGGTGGCGGTAGAAGGGCAGTTGCCGTCATGTCAAGATACCGGAACAGCAATTGTTGTGGCTAAAAAAGGGGAAAGTGTGTACACCGGAACGGATGATGCCGAATGGTTGTCGAAAGGTATTTTTAATACCTACCAAAAGAAAAATTTACGTTATTCTCAAATTGTGCCCATCAGCATGTTTGAAGAGAAAAACTCAGGTTCAAACTTACCGGCTCAAATTGATATTTATACTAAAAAAGGAGCTTCGTACGAATTTTTGTTTTTGGCAAAAGGCGGAGGTTCTGCCAATAAAACATTTTTGTACCAACAAACCAAATCGTTGTTGAACGAGAAAACCTTAACGGAATTTGTAAAAACTAAAATCAAAGATTTAGGAACATCGGCTTGTCCGCCGTACCACTTGGCTTTGGTTATTGGAGGAACTTCTGCTGAGGCGACTTTAGCTGCGGTTAAGAAAGCATCTGCCGGATATTATGATAATTTACCGACTTCCGGAAACATGGGCGGTCAAGCTTTCCGTGATTTAGAATGGGAAGAAAAAGTAAAACAAATTTGTCACGAAAGCGGAATTGGTGCGCAGTTTGGTGGTAAATATTTTGTGCATGACGTTCGTGTCATTCGTTTGCCGCGTCACGCTGCTTCTTGTCCGGTTGGGTTAGGCGTTTCGTGTTCTGCCGATAGAAATATCAAAGCAAAAATTAATAAAGACGGTATTTTCTTAGAGCAATTGGAAACCAATCCAAGACAATTTATGCCGGAAGTTGCGCCACATTTGGAAGAACCAATTACTGTTGATTTGGATAGACCAATGCAAGATATTTTAGCCGAATTGACTAAATATCCGGTTAAAACACGTTTGAAATTAAACGGAACGGTAATTGTTGCTCGTGATATTGCACATGCTAAGATTAAAGAAATGCTAGATGCAGGACAACCTATGCCAGAATATTTCAAAAATCACCCGGTTTATTATGCCGGACCTGCTAAAACTCCGGAAGGAATGCCATCGGGAAGTTTTGGACCCACAACTGCCGGACGTATGGATGTGTATGTAGAGGAGTTTCAAAAACACGGTGGAAGTATGGTGATGTTAGCCAAAGGAAACCGTTCGAAACAAGTTTCGGATGCGTGTACAAAATATGGCGGATTTTATTTGGGTTCAATAGGTGGACCAGCAGCTATTTTAGCTAAAGAAAACATCTTGAATGTTGAGGTTGTTGATTTCCCGGAATTAGGAATGGAAGCGGTTCGTAAAATTACCGTGAAAGATTTCCCCGCATTTATTATTACGGACGATAAAGGAAACGACTTCTTTGCTGATTTGAAATAA
- a CDS encoding class I SAM-dependent rRNA methyltransferase, translating to MNPKVILKSGKEKSILRRHPWVFSGAVYGVTEELTDGQLVDVVDSNQKHLGTGFYSDRGSIVVRLLTFGNEKYTENFWAEKLQSAWELRTRLLDLEVTNAFRVIHGEGDGIPGLIIDFYNNCWVIQAHSSGIFQEMEKIAAAIQANFSDNCETIYCKSSGTLPNTGTDYFLFGAQESTVAKENNIQFHVNWVEGQKTGFFLDQRDNRKLLSEFSKGKKVLNTFCYTGGFSIYAMSAGAELVTSVDISQKAVDLAAQNMELNFPGANHKAVADDVFNFMKENHQIYDVIVLDPPAFAKSIKSKHTATQAYKRLNIAGLKALAPKGILFTFSCSQVIDDVLFYNTIAAAAIETGRTIRVLHKLSQGPDHPTNIYHPEGHYLKGLVLYVE from the coding sequence ATGAATCCAAAAGTAATTTTAAAATCAGGTAAAGAAAAATCAATACTAAGAAGACACCCTTGGGTTTTTAGCGGTGCCGTTTACGGTGTAACGGAAGAACTAACTGACGGCCAATTAGTAGATGTTGTAGATAGTAACCAAAAACATTTAGGAACTGGTTTCTACAGCGATAGAGGAAGTATCGTTGTTCGATTATTGACTTTTGGAAACGAAAAATATACCGAAAACTTTTGGGCAGAAAAACTACAATCGGCTTGGGAATTACGAACTCGCTTGTTGGATTTGGAAGTAACCAATGCTTTTCGTGTTATTCACGGTGAAGGCGATGGCATTCCCGGATTAATTATTGATTTTTACAATAATTGTTGGGTTATTCAAGCACATTCTTCCGGGATTTTTCAGGAAATGGAAAAAATAGCAGCCGCTATTCAAGCTAATTTTTCAGATAATTGCGAAACCATTTATTGCAAAAGCTCGGGAACTTTACCGAATACCGGAACAGATTATTTCTTATTCGGAGCCCAAGAAAGCACTGTAGCCAAAGAAAACAACATTCAATTTCACGTGAATTGGGTAGAAGGTCAAAAAACAGGTTTCTTCTTGGATCAGCGTGATAACCGAAAACTATTAAGCGAATTTTCGAAAGGCAAAAAAGTATTGAACACCTTTTGTTATACCGGAGGTTTTTCTATTTACGCCATGAGTGCCGGAGCTGAATTGGTAACTTCAGTAGATATTTCACAAAAAGCAGTTGATTTAGCCGCTCAAAATATGGAATTGAACTTTCCGGGAGCCAATCATAAAGCGGTTGCTGATGATGTATTCAATTTCATGAAAGAAAACCACCAGATTTATGATGTCATTGTGTTAGATCCGCCGGCTTTCGCCAAAAGTATTAAAAGCAAACATACTGCAACACAAGCTTACAAACGCTTAAACATTGCCGGATTAAAAGCATTAGCACCCAAAGGAATCTTATTTACATTTTCGTGTTCGCAAGTCATTGACGATGTATTGTTCTACAACACCATTGCAGCTGCAGCCATTGAAACCGGAAGAACCATTCGGGTATTACACAAATTGTCACAAGGACCGGATCATCCAACAAATATTTACCACCCAGAAGGACATTATTTGAAAGGATTGGTTTTGTATGTTGAATAA
- a CDS encoding four helix bundle protein, with translation MRNDKENLIVKLTFEFALDIIAYSESIRNNNRFEMASQIFRCGTSIGANIKEAQNAESKVDFIHKFKISAKEADELQYWLELCLHSDFYPNPSEELLKKLQSIHLIISKIISSSKKK, from the coding sequence ATGAGAAACGATAAAGAAAATCTAATTGTAAAATTGACTTTTGAATTCGCTTTAGATATTATCGCTTACTCAGAATCTATAAGAAACAATAATCGTTTTGAAATGGCTTCTCAAATTTTCAGATGTGGAACTTCAATTGGAGCAAATATCAAAGAAGCTCAGAATGCTGAAAGCAAAGTTGATTTCATTCATAAATTTAAAATATCAGCAAAAGAAGCAGATGAATTGCAATATTGGTTAGAACTTTGTTTACATTCAGATTTTTATCCAAATCCAAGTGAAGAATTATTAAAAAAATTACAATCAATTCATTTGATTATTTCTAAAATTATTTCATCCTCTAAAAAGAAATGA
- a CDS encoding CoA transferase subunit A, producing the protein MITRKVNNVQEALQGLESGMTIMLGGFGLSGIPENSIAELVKIGVTNLTCISNNAGVDDFGLGLLLQKRQIKKMISSYVGENAEFERQMLSGELEVELTPQGTLAEKCRAAQMGIPAFFTPAGYGTEVAEGKETREFNGKMYIMEHAFQADFAIVKAWKGDEAGNLIFKGTARNFNAPMAGAGKITIAEVEELVPAGTLDPNQIHIPGIMVNRIFQGAKFEKRIEQRTTRKR; encoded by the coding sequence ATGATTACTCGAAAAGTGAACAACGTTCAGGAAGCTTTACAAGGTCTTGAAAGCGGCATGACCATCATGCTTGGCGGTTTCGGACTTAGCGGTATTCCTGAAAACAGTATTGCCGAACTCGTGAAAATAGGTGTAACCAACCTTACTTGTATTTCCAACAATGCAGGGGTTGACGATTTCGGTTTGGGTTTGTTGTTGCAAAAACGACAAATCAAAAAAATGATTTCTTCTTATGTGGGTGAAAATGCCGAATTTGAACGTCAAATGCTATCCGGAGAATTAGAAGTAGAACTTACTCCACAAGGAACATTAGCCGAAAAATGTCGTGCCGCTCAAATGGGAATTCCCGCTTTCTTTACACCTGCCGGTTACGGAACAGAAGTTGCCGAAGGAAAAGAAACTCGTGAATTCAATGGAAAAATGTACATCATGGAACATGCTTTTCAAGCCGATTTTGCCATCGTTAAAGCCTGGAAAGGTGACGAAGCCGGAAATTTAATTTTTAAAGGGACAGCTCGTAATTTTAATGCGCCTATGGCCGGTGCCGGAAAAATCACCATTGCCGAAGTAGAAGAATTAGTTCCTGCTGGAACTTTGGACCCTAATCAAATTCACATCCCGGGAATTATGGTCAATCGTATTTTCCAAGGAGCGAAATTTGAAAAACGCATTGAACAACGTACAACCCGTAAACGTTAA
- a CDS encoding gliding motility lipoprotein GldH → MRLRKTKYILLLGFVSFFLSCDKKRVFDQYAKLNGTWNHKDTISFTFEQKDTVSPYNLFLNIRDNADYPFNNLFVIVTMENPDNEIKTDTLEYAMANPDGSLLGEGFTDIKENKLWYQENFVFKKAGNYKVSVTHALRETGSITGLENLPGITDVGFRIEKTN, encoded by the coding sequence ATGCGCCTAAGAAAAACTAAATACATCCTTTTATTAGGTTTTGTATCTTTTTTCTTGTCTTGTGACAAAAAAAGGGTGTTTGACCAATACGCTAAATTAAACGGCACCTGGAATCACAAGGATACCATCTCTTTTACATTTGAACAAAAAGACACGGTATCTCCCTATAATTTGTTTTTAAACATAAGGGACAATGCTGATTACCCGTTTAATAATTTATTCGTTATTGTTACCATGGAAAATCCGGATAACGAAATAAAAACAGATACTCTGGAATATGCTATGGCAAATCCGGACGGTTCTCTTTTAGGAGAAGGTTTTACTGACATCAAAGAAAACAAACTCTGGTATCAGGAAAATTTTGTATTTAAAAAAGCCGGAAACTACAAAGTTTCCGTCACTCATGCCCTTAGGGAAACCGGAAGCATTACCGGATTAGAAAATTTACCTGGCATCACAGATGTAGGATTCAGAATTGAAAAAACCAACTAA